AATTACCATCAATTATCAAATGGTGCACTTCCAGAAATTAGCAAGCATATGAAAAAGTAGTTTTCTCAATCTATGTTGATATTGAACAAACAGTCTCTAGTTCCTGTCCATGTGGAAGCGGAAAAAAAATATAAAAAATGCTGTGGGTGATAATGAAAAAAGTGCCAGGCACCATCAAAAATTTTTGGTGTTGGATGGCATTTTAGGAACTCCACAATAAATCATCAACGTCTTGTATCGGAAATAAGTTTCGGTTCGACAACCGCCGGTATCTTTAAAAAAATTGAGAATATTTTTAGCCACTTAACACTCACAACTGTTGTCGGAGCAACGATTGTGGGTGCTTATGTTTAGGGAGCGAGTACATAATAAAATTCCTTAACAGAGAGCGATCTGTACCACGCAAATAGTTAGTCATAAAACATTCAGAGTTTTATTAAAACCACACTGTCCTTTTGCTTCCTAAATCTATATATAACCTATGGAAGTTATTTTTGAAAAAGGAAGGTCAGTGATTGAAGATGGCAAGATATTGAATGGTGCGTGTTGAGTTTTGGGAAAATCCAATATTTTTATCTTTACCTGCTTACAAATCCCAAAACTACTCAAATTGGAATCTATACCATTACGAGAAAACAATTGGCTTTTACTTTGGGCTATTCGATTGAGAAGGTACATTCGTTGATGGAAAGATTTATCAATCAATACAAGTTGATTCGCTACTATCCTGAAACAAGAGAGCTTGCAATTAAAAACCGGGGAAAAGACAATCTGCATAAGGGTGGGAAACCGATCATGGATTGTATTTATTCCGAATTAAAAGAGGTTCAGGATACCTCACTGGTTCAATATGTTTTGGAACATATACTTAAGAATGATATTCGCAGCCTTTATGAATCCTTTTGTGAACAAGGAAGGATTGTTTTCGATCAGGAAGATCGTGACCTAGATGAAAATGATACATATAAAGAAACAGATGGTGAGGAAGATGACAATTCGTTCACGCACCGTTATACGATACGTGGACAAAAAGAAAATGAAAAAGAAAATGAAAAAGAAAAACAACAACAAGATCTTTATCCTAATGTAGTGTGAAATCCAGAAACTAAAAATCCTTTACAGAATAATCAAAACGATGTGAAAGAAATTGTTGAGTTTTGGGACAACAATGGATTTGGTGTTTCAAACGTGAATGCAAAACAGCAACTTTATCTTTGTTAGATGATTCTAGCTTCTTACAGCCTAAAGAGATGATTTTAAAAGATATGAATATTGCATGTGCCAATATCAAACGAAAGCTTAACTATGTGGTGGGAATTCTGAAAAACTGGGAAAATGAATCTCTACTGACCGTAGAAGAAATAGATACCCTTCATGACAACCAAAAGTCCAACCAAAAGCATAAATCAACACAATCATTTCCTGTCGGAAGAGTGATTCCAGTTGGATTTGAACTTACTTAACGGCTGGTGAAGAATGATGAGCGTTGTTGAAAAAGCCTATTATTGAATTGTCACAAATATTCACTAGATTTCCAGCTTGCTAGCGGAATTGATGTGGTTTCGTTTAGGGATAGGAGGAAGGAATTCGAGCGGTTTCCTTCTATAGCGGGGTATTTCAACAAACAATATTGCTAGTTAGTAACTTGAAAGGCAAGGGGGGATTATTCATGAGAAAACGAACAGGATCTATCGCCATGATCGCGGCAGCTACTGGTATAGCATTCTTTTCAATGCCATCACAGAAAGAAGAAACGGCACAAGAGAACACCGTTCAGGTGACTGAAAATCAAGTAAGTAACGTACCACCTATTACTTTAATCGATATCATTGATGGAGATACCATTAAAGTGTATGTTAACGGAAAAATGGAAACGGTGCGCTATTTATTGATTGTTACACCGGAGTCAAGAAATCCAAAAACGTGTGTCCAGCTCTATGCAAAGGAAGCGTTCTTACGGAATAGCGAGCTGGTGAAAAGCGGAAAGGTAACATTGGAGTTTGAACAGGGAAACACAAGAGATTCCTACGGACGACTGTTAGCCTATGTTTATGTCGATGGTGAATCCATTCAAGGAACGCTGCTAAAAGAGGGGTTTGCACGAGTGGCTTATATCATGAATCCACCATATAAATTCCTTGAACTGCTTAGGAAGGAAGAAAATTTAGCAAAAAGAAAAAAGATCAATATCTGGAGCAGATTGAACTATGTGACGAACTGGGGATTTAATGGATGTTTGCATTAATACGATAGGAAAGTGCCAGGCACCATTCAAAAATTGCGTGGTGTCGGGAGCATTTTTTGCTAAAATAGGATTCATATTGATTCAATTTCTTAATAGGGAGTTATAGATGTGGAAAGTAAGAAACGAGGCCAATATTTCTTATAGTATCGTCATAAATGAGGAAGACGTACATAGTACAGATGATATTCAATAACAAATAAAATGAGGTCGTAGTTTTAAATGATAAGAAGAATACTATTAAGATAAACAGTTTTTAGATATTGGGGATGAATGAAACAATGCAGATTCGTGAAATGGAAGAAAGAGACAATCAAACAATGGAGCAAATTATTAAACGTTCATTGGAATCTTTTGACTTAGACATTCCAGGAACAGCTTATTTTGACCCTCAGTTAAGCAGTCTAGCACAATTTTACAAGGAACAATCAAATGCAAAATATTGGGTTGCGGTGAATGAACATGATGAAGTGGTAGGTGGTGTTGGGATTGCACCATTTGGACAAAAGACAGGGATATGCGAGTTGCAAAAGCTATATATTACGCCCAAAGCTCAAGGTATGGGTTTGTCGAAGGAACTGATGAAAGTAGCACTCGACTTCGCCAAGGAACATTACACACACTGTTACTTAGAAACAGTGAAGAAACTCCAAACGGCTAATCTCCTTTACATCAAATTAGGCTTCCAACAACTTGATAAACCACTAGATTGTTCAGAACATAATTCAATGGACGCTTGGTATATAAAAGAATTAAGGTAAAGGAATGATATTTAAATACCGTTTCGAAGGTCTACTGATTAAATAGTGCCAGGCGCCATCCAAAAAAATTGGAAGATGCCTGGCACTATTTTTGAATACTACAAGGAGTCTTGATTTGAAAAAAAGGGACCACCAATGCTGGAAGTCATTTTGGTGTAGAATATATGTGTGATAATAAATACATAACACAAACAGGGGTGTAATAAATGCAATAGACATTATCGCATGTAGAAACACTAAGAAAGAATATTGGAGAATAAATAAATGAGGTGATTGAGATGAAAAGGATATTAGATTGTAGAGGTTCTGATTTTCGGCAAATGGGTAGAGAAGAATTAAAGCAGGCAATACGTGCAGCAGAAGGAAGAACGATCATGGCGGAAACGGTAGTAACATCACAACCCTTACTTCCAGAGGTATCCAACCCGGAAGTAATGAAGGCGTTCGGAGCGGATATGATTCTACTGAACATGTTCGATTGTTTCAAACCTGTAGTAAATGGGGTTGAGTCATACAGCATATTTCAATCCAATGCTGCAGGCAGTGTAGATGAAAAAATTATCCAAAAAATAAAAGAACTAACGGGTCTGCCAGTCGGCATTAATCTTGAACCTGTTGATCCGCATGCTAATTCCTTAGAAAAATTGTATTCATTGCCGGAAGGACGTACGGCTACTGAAAATTCACTAGCGATGGCAAAGCAATTGGGATGTGATTTTATTTGTTTAACTGGTAACCCCAAATCAGGGGTAACCAATGAGAAAATTGAACAGGCGATTACATTGGCGAATAAACATTTTGGAGGGCTGATCATCGCAGGCAAAATGCATAATGCTGGAACGGCAGGGAGTGTGTTTGATTTAGATGCATTTTCTCGTTTTGCAGATGCAGGGGCAGATGTCATTCTTTTCCCCGCTCCAGGAACAGTCCCTGGTGTTCGTGAGGAAACACTTGCTAATGCAATAGAAAACGTTAAAAATAAAGGGGCATTAACCCTTGCGGCAATTGGCACCAGCCAAGAAGGAGCAGATGAAGAAACAATCCGCGCAATCGCTTTGAGCTCTAAAAGAGCTGGAGTAGATATTTTTCATATCGGGGATGCTGGGTATTCTGGTATGGCACTACCTGAAAATATTCAAACCCTTTCGATTACGGTAAGAGGTAAAAGACATACCTATATAAGAATGGCAGCCTCTGCCTTAAGATAATAACGAGATCGTATCCCTTTCTGTTTTAGAGGGGGATTTTTCTAGTTTCTTCTTCATTTTTGTGTACAATAGAAATGTAAATAAATAAGAATAGGTGAGAACATGAGTCAATTATCCGATTTTGTATCCAAGCAACATCATCAAAATGTTGAAGAATTAAAAGAACTACTCCGCATTCCAAGCATAAGCTCCTTATCTGAGCATAAAGAGGACATTCAAAAAGCAGCTTCCTGGATCGCCAAAAAGTTAGAAAGCATTGGAATGGAACACGTTGAAATCGTACAAACAAAAGGTCATCCAATTATTTATGCTGACTGGCTCCATCAGGAAAATGCACCGACTGTATTAGTATACGGTCATTATGACGTACAGCCTGTTGACCCGATTCACTTATGGGAAACTCCTCCGTTTGAACCAAACATCCGAGATGAAAAAATCTATGCCAGAGGGGCAACAGATGATAAAGGGCAGACATTCTTACATATCAAAGCAGTCGAAGCACTGCTGAAAGTAGAAAATAAGTTACCGGTTAATCTTAAATTTTGCATCGAAGGAGAAGAAGAAATCGGAAGCCCTAATCTTCCTCAGTTTTTATCACAAAATAAAGAAAAATTAGCCTGTGATGTCGTGGTCATTTCCGATTCTGATATGTGGGATCGAGGAGTTCCTGCGATTACGTATTCTTTAAGAGGGCTATGTGCTCTCGAGGTTTCTCTTAAAACAGCGAATACGGATTTGCATTCCGGCATGTTCGGCGGGGGAGTTCAGAACGCAAATCATTTGTTAGTGCAGCTGCTTTCTACTCTTCATGATGCAAACGGAAAGGTAAATGTTGATCAATTCTATGATGATGTTCTAGACTTGACAGAATTTGAGAAGGAACAAATTAAAGCACTGGGCTTTGATGAAGAAAAGCTAAAAAAACAGTTAGGTTTAACGGAATTAACGGGAGGGGAATCAAATTATCCTTATCCTGAGAAAATCAGTTCTCGGCCAACATTAGAGTTAAACGGCATATGGGGCGGATTTCAGGGAGAAGGGACGAAAACCGTTATTCCGAACGAGGCACATGCTAAAATCACCTGCCGCCTAGTCAATAATCAAAACCCAGAAAAAATCCAGGGTTTAATCAAAAAGCATTTAGAAGAAAAAGCACCAAAAGGATGCACGGTAAAAGTGACACTTCAAGATACTGGTAATCCATTCTTGACCCCAATCGACGATCCGATGATTCAAAAAGCGGCTGAAGCGTATGAACAGGTTTATGGTGTATCACCTGTATATAAAAGAGAAGGGGGCTCGATTCCGATTGTATCGGATTTCAACCATACCTTAAATTCTCCTGTTGTCTTAATGGGATTCGGGCTGCCAGATGAAAATCTCCATGCACCGAATGAACATTTTAACATAGAAAACTTTGATAAAGGGATCTTAACGATCTGTTCGTTTTTAGAATTAATCTGAATAGATAGGCAAGGGAGGGATGATGGAACCCGAAAGTTAGAGTTTTATATTAAGAAGCGAATCGGCTGGTATGGGTACGTATTGAACCGGACTCATGCCTGCCAATTTTTGCTTTATGCACTTGTTATTATAATAATTGATATATTCTTCAATTCTCTTTTTTAATTCCTAAAAAGAGCACAGTGCTTCCCCATAATACTTATTAAATTCTTTCTAATTCTTCTTTTTGTTTTTCATTAATTCACTTGGTAAAATTTAAATTAATTGATTGACAAGAATGAATATTCGGAATAAAATTTAGTTAATCGATTAAAGGAGGTGAAAACTCTGAATGAAGAGAGCAACCCTCAAAGAGGTAGCAACATTAGCTGGTGTTTCTACGGCTACTGTTTCTAATGTATTGAACGAAACAAAAAATGTAAGTGATGAAGTAAAAAACAAAGTTTTCTCGGCAATTCAGGAACTGAACTATCAACCTAATATTGTAGCAAAAAGTCTTCGAGTGCAGGAATCACGCATCATTGGGCTTCTAATCTCCGATATTGCAAACCCTTTCTTTTCGATTGTGGTTCGTGGGATTGAAGAAGAACTAGCTAAGAGCGATTATAGCATACTGCTTTGCAACACCGATTCTTCCGTGGAGAAAGAGGATAAATACCTCAAAGTATTGATAGGCAAAAGAGTAGACGGACTTATCGTCTCATCCACAGGGAACACAGGTGATTATTTCCGCTCAATGGAGAAAACGGGAGTGCCAATGGTATTCCTGAACCGTTGTCCTGATTTCATGGTATCCGATGTGATCATGACGAACAATATTAAGGGTGCTTATTCTGGCACTGAGCATCTGATTCGGCATGGTTATGAAAAAATAGCGATCATTACTGGGCCTATTTCAATAAGTACTGGCAAAGATCGTTTGACTGGTTACAAGAGAGCTCTTGAGGATTATGGCATTACCGAATCGGATGAGCTTGTGAAGGAAGGTAATTTTGATATCGAAAGTGGTTACATGAAAATGAAAGAGCTAATGGAACAGGATAACAAGCCGGATGCGGTGTTTATTTCAAACAATTCAATGACATTGGGGGCTTATAAATATCTAAAGGAATCAGGTATTTCAATTCCTGATCAGCTTGCAGTCGTTGGATATGATGATTCCGATTGGGCAGATATTGTCGATCCGCCAATTACTACGATAAAGCAACCAGCTTACGAACTAGGTGTACATGCTGCAAGATTAATCCTAGCTAGAATTATAAATAAGCATGTGAAGCGAGAAATCACTTATATGGATACTGAGTTAATTATCCGGCATTCCTGCGGGTGCAATAAGGAAAATCCGCACAGTACCGAATCCAACAAACTAGAGACAACAAGTGGTTGTATATAATTTTCACTATCTGAATTTGCCGATTTATCGGTTTTTATTTAAAAGCAAAGTTAAACGATTAACCGAGAAGTGTAATGAATTATACATCTCAGTAAAATTTTTTAAATGAAGCTTGATGAATAGAAAGCACATACAAAAAACTTGGGAGGTATAAATGATGAGAATCGGAGTAGGAGGAGACCATGCAGGTTTTCCATTAAAGGACACAGTTGTAAACGCTTTAAAAAGTATGGGGCATGAGGTGATCGATTATGGATCCTATGACCCTGAACCCGTCGATTTCCCGGACATTACTAGATCAGTGTGTGCAGGAGTCTTATCGGGCGAAGTAGAACGGGCAGTTATGGTTTGTGGTACTGGAGTAGGGGCGTGTATCGCAGCCAATAAAATTCCTGGAATTCGTGCATCCGTCTGTCATGACATTTATTCTGCGCATCAGTGTGTGGAACACGATGATGTTAATGTTATGTGCGTCGGTGCACAAATTATAGGACCTGTTTTATTGGTCGAACTGCTAGAGGGTTTCTTGAAAGCAGAATTCAGCACTGATGAAGAATTCAGGCGTCGAGTAAGAAAACTGCACGAGATGGAGTTAAATCATTACTCTTTTAAGCCCACAGCGTCCGAGTGAAAAATGATAGCTGAACGGAGGGGAGTTATGGCAAAACAAGCTCGAATTGTGGTGATCGGAAGTTTAAATATGGATTTGGTCATCTGTACACCTAGGATTGCACTTGAAGGAGAGACAATAATAGGAAGTAATTTTGCAACAATGCCAGGTGGAAAAGGTGCTAATCAGGCTGTAGCTGCTAGTAGGCTTGGTGCTAAGGTAGAAATGGTTGGCTGTATAGGGGACGATGGTTTTGGTAAGGAATTGATCGCAAAATTAAAAGGTGAATGTATAGGTACAGATTATGTAACGACGGTATCCGGTGTTTCAAGCGGGGTGGCTATGATTACTGTAAATGAATCCGGTGAAAATAGTATCGTTGTTTCTCCGGGCGCAAACAATCGAATGACCCCCGCTCATGTTCGGCAGGCAGAAGAAATCATCCGTTCTGCAGACCTTGTATTATTACAGTTAGAAATCCCAATGAATGTGGTGGAAGAAGCCGTTCGGATTGCAAATAACCATCATGTCTCAATTATTTTAAACCCTGCACCTGCGGCCTATCTGTCAGATTTTCTTTTACAGCAAATCGATATACTTACCCCAAACGAAACGGAAGCAAGATACATAGCAACAGGACAAGCGGCTGGGGTCGAAAGGTATGAAGAAATTATTCCTAAGCTAAAGAAAAAGGGTGTTAAGCAAGTGGTTATGACACTTGGTGGTGACGGAGCTGCCTACTCAGTTGAGGATGGTGTCATTCATATAGGAGCAAATAAAGTAGTGGCCGTGGACACTACTGGTGCGGGCGATGCGTTCAATGCTGGGTTAGCGGTCTTTCTTGGAGAAGGTGGTAAGTTAGAAGATGCTATTCGTTTTGCTCAAAAAGTAGCAGCATTATCGGTCACAAGCTTCGGAGCTCAATCATCTATGCCTAGTAGATCAACACTTGAAAAATCAATTAATTAATTGGGGGTAAGTTTATGAAACTTAAAAAATTCTTATTACTATTCATGTCTACTATTCTATTTTTTGGACTAGCCGCTTGTTCATCTAAGGAAACAAAGAGCGGAGCATCTGACAGTAAAGAGATAGTAGAACTCCGTGTTTCCTGGTGGGGTGGTCAAGCCCGTCATGACAAGATGAATGAATTGTTTGACTTATTCGAGGAAAAAAATCCAAATATCAAAGTCTCTAGAGAATTTACAGTGGAAAATCAATATGCGGAGAAGTTTACAACACAGGCAGCTGGAGGAAATGCTCCAGATGTAATGCAAACCAGCAGCTTCTTCCAATTTGACTTTGTTAAACGTAATATGATGCTAGACTTAGGTACCTTAGTTGATTCCGGTGACATAAATGTGAAGGATTTAGATCCGGTGGACATTGAAGGTGGTAAAGTCAATGACAAGCTGTATGCAATTAGTCTTGGTCATAATATCACCGGCGTTCTCTATAACAAAACAATGTTTGAAAAGGCGGGTCTAGAGCTTCCAAAAAACAACTGGACATGGGATGAATATGTTGAAACCGCGAAAGCTCTTCAAAAATCGTTGGGGAAGGATGCATG
This Neobacillus sp. YX16 DNA region includes the following protein-coding sequences:
- a CDS encoding LacI family DNA-binding transcriptional regulator translates to MKRATLKEVATLAGVSTATVSNVLNETKNVSDEVKNKVFSAIQELNYQPNIVAKSLRVQESRIIGLLISDIANPFFSIVVRGIEEELAKSDYSILLCNTDSSVEKEDKYLKVLIGKRVDGLIVSSTGNTGDYFRSMEKTGVPMVFLNRCPDFMVSDVIMTNNIKGAYSGTEHLIRHGYEKIAIITGPISISTGKDRLTGYKRALEDYGITESDELVKEGNFDIESGYMKMKELMEQDNKPDAVFISNNSMTLGAYKYLKESGISIPDQLAVVGYDDSDWADIVDPPITTIKQPAYELGVHAARLILARIINKHVKREITYMDTELIIRHSCGCNKENPHSTESNKLETTSGCI
- a CDS encoding haloacid dehalogenase-like hydrolase — protein: MKRILDCRGSDFRQMGREELKQAIRAAEGRTIMAETVVTSQPLLPEVSNPEVMKAFGADMILLNMFDCFKPVVNGVESYSIFQSNAAGSVDEKIIQKIKELTGLPVGINLEPVDPHANSLEKLYSLPEGRTATENSLAMAKQLGCDFICLTGNPKSGVTNEKIEQAITLANKHFGGLIIAGKMHNAGTAGSVFDLDAFSRFADAGADVILFPAPGTVPGVREETLANAIENVKNKGALTLAAIGTSQEGADEETIRAIALSSKRAGVDIFHIGDAGYSGMALPENIQTLSITVRGKRHTYIRMAASALR
- a CDS encoding thermonuclease family protein, which codes for MRKRTGSIAMIAAATGIAFFSMPSQKEETAQENTVQVTENQVSNVPPITLIDIIDGDTIKVYVNGKMETVRYLLIVTPESRNPKTCVQLYAKEAFLRNSELVKSGKVTLEFEQGNTRDSYGRLLAYVYVDGESIQGTLLKEGFARVAYIMNPPYKFLELLRKEENLAKRKKINIWSRLNYVTNWGFNGCLH
- a CDS encoding dipeptidase produces the protein MSQLSDFVSKQHHQNVEELKELLRIPSISSLSEHKEDIQKAASWIAKKLESIGMEHVEIVQTKGHPIIYADWLHQENAPTVLVYGHYDVQPVDPIHLWETPPFEPNIRDEKIYARGATDDKGQTFLHIKAVEALLKVENKLPVNLKFCIEGEEEIGSPNLPQFLSQNKEKLACDVVVISDSDMWDRGVPAITYSLRGLCALEVSLKTANTDLHSGMFGGGVQNANHLLVQLLSTLHDANGKVNVDQFYDDVLDLTEFEKEQIKALGFDEEKLKKQLGLTELTGGESNYPYPEKISSRPTLELNGIWGGFQGEGTKTVIPNEAHAKITCRLVNNQNPEKIQGLIKKHLEEKAPKGCTVKVTLQDTGNPFLTPIDDPMIQKAAEAYEQVYGVSPVYKREGGSIPIVSDFNHTLNSPVVLMGFGLPDENLHAPNEHFNIENFDKGILTICSFLELI
- a CDS encoding DnaD domain protein, translated to MGQQWIWCFKRECKTATLSLLDDSSFLQPKEMILKDMNIACANIKRKLNYVVGILKNWENESLLTVEEIDTLHDNQKSNQKHKSTQSFPVGRVIPVGFELT
- a CDS encoding RpiB/LacA/LacB family sugar-phosphate isomerase: MMRIGVGGDHAGFPLKDTVVNALKSMGHEVIDYGSYDPEPVDFPDITRSVCAGVLSGEVERAVMVCGTGVGACIAANKIPGIRASVCHDIYSAHQCVEHDDVNVMCVGAQIIGPVLLVELLEGFLKAEFSTDEEFRRRVRKLHEMELNHYSFKPTASE
- a CDS encoding GNAT family N-acetyltransferase, with the translated sequence MQIREMEERDNQTMEQIIKRSLESFDLDIPGTAYFDPQLSSLAQFYKEQSNAKYWVAVNEHDEVVGGVGIAPFGQKTGICELQKLYITPKAQGMGLSKELMKVALDFAKEHYTHCYLETVKKLQTANLLYIKLGFQQLDKPLDCSEHNSMDAWYIKELR
- the rbsK gene encoding ribokinase codes for the protein MAKQARIVVIGSLNMDLVICTPRIALEGETIIGSNFATMPGGKGANQAVAASRLGAKVEMVGCIGDDGFGKELIAKLKGECIGTDYVTTVSGVSSGVAMITVNESGENSIVVSPGANNRMTPAHVRQAEEIIRSADLVLLQLEIPMNVVEEAVRIANNHHVSIILNPAPAAYLSDFLLQQIDILTPNETEARYIATGQAAGVERYEEIIPKLKKKGVKQVVMTLGGDGAAYSVEDGVIHIGANKVVAVDTTGAGDAFNAGLAVFLGEGGKLEDAIRFAQKVAALSVTSFGAQSSMPSRSTLEKSIN